In Nostoc sp. GT001, a genomic segment contains:
- a CDS encoding alpha-hydroxy acid oxidase produces the protein MSTYLSTDDHFQPINLFEYEKLAKEYLSQTTLDYYSSGAWDEITLRDNRAAFERVKLRPRILVDVSDRNLSTSILGQPLQLPLLIAPMAFQCLAHPDGEVATALAAASAGVGMVLSTMATKSIEEVATACNQFPDSLRWFQLYIHKDRGLTRALVEKAYTAGYKALCLTVDAPVLGQRERDRRNEFALPQDLHLANLASISGLDISHEKGESGLFTYFAQQLNPAVTWDDLEWLQSLSPLPLIIKGVLRPDDAVQAVEYGAKAIVVSNHGGRQLDGAIASLDALAEIVAAVDGKVEVVLDGGIRRGTDILKALALGAKAVLIGRPILWGLAVAGQIGVSHVISLLQDELNVAMALSGCAKIQDIDPSLLTLPHFKPENS, from the coding sequence ATGTCTACCTACTTATCCACTGACGATCACTTTCAACCCATCAATCTTTTTGAGTACGAAAAGCTAGCAAAAGAATATCTGTCTCAAACGACACTTGATTACTACAGTAGTGGTGCTTGGGACGAAATCACATTGCGAGATAATCGTGCTGCCTTTGAACGAGTCAAGCTGCGACCTCGGATATTAGTCGATGTAAGCGATCGCAATCTAAGTACCTCCATTTTAGGACAACCCCTGCAACTACCTTTGTTAATTGCACCGATGGCTTTTCAATGTCTAGCCCATCCAGACGGAGAAGTTGCCACGGCTTTAGCTGCTGCATCAGCTGGTGTGGGTATGGTGTTAAGTACAATGGCCACAAAAAGCATTGAAGAAGTGGCGACTGCATGTAATCAGTTTCCAGATTCTCTGCGGTGGTTCCAGCTTTACATCCATAAAGACCGGGGATTAACTCGTGCTTTGGTAGAAAAAGCCTATACAGCAGGCTACAAAGCACTTTGTCTAACTGTAGATGCACCCGTTCTCGGACAGCGTGAGAGAGATAGACGTAATGAGTTTGCCTTACCCCAAGATTTACATCTGGCTAATCTTGCTAGTATCTCAGGACTAGATATTTCCCATGAAAAAGGCGAATCTGGTTTATTTACCTACTTTGCCCAACAACTAAACCCAGCAGTTACTTGGGACGATTTGGAATGGTTGCAGTCTTTATCTCCACTACCTTTAATTATCAAAGGAGTTTTACGCCCAGATGATGCTGTGCAGGCTGTAGAATATGGAGCTAAAGCAATTGTTGTTTCTAATCATGGTGGCAGACAACTCGATGGTGCGATCGCTTCTTTAGATGCCCTAGCTGAAATAGTAGCCGCAGTGGACGGTAAAGTAGAAGTAGTGTTGGATGGAGGCATTCGTAGAGGCACAGACATTCTCAAAGCTCTGGCATTAGGGGCAAAAGCAGTACTAATCGGACGACCTATTTTGTGGGGACTAGCGGTAGCAGGACAAATCGGCGTATCTCATGTCATCTCACTGTTGCAAGATGAGTTAAATGTGGCAATGGCACTTAGCGGCTGTGCCAAAATACAAGATATTGACCCTAGTTTATTGACCCTGCCACACTTTAAGCCGGAAAATTCTTAG
- a CDS encoding WecB/TagA/CpsF family glycosyltransferase, whose amino-acid sequence MVARVLLPTKKVLDFPITALRFDDQIQTIVKWASRRESKTVYVANVHMLIEAHWNPEFATILRNADIVTPDGMPLVWMMRKMGALYQDRVAGMDIFLALCQLTQTQNLSIFFVGSQTEILSRMQNRLEKEFPQIKIAAMEPLPFRPLTEIEDEALVQKINSSGASAVLVSLGCPKQENWIAQHKGKIQAVMIGLGGVFPVYAGIHKRAPRIIRDLGLEWLYRWIQEPRRLCGRYAKTIPLFIWLATKQLLSSSRIAGVFLHETGD is encoded by the coding sequence ATGGTGGCGAGAGTGCTTCTACCTACTAAAAAAGTGCTTGATTTTCCTATTACTGCTTTACGGTTTGACGACCAGATACAAACAATAGTGAAGTGGGCGAGTAGGCGTGAGAGTAAAACTGTATATGTAGCCAATGTACACATGCTCATTGAAGCCCATTGGAATCCAGAGTTTGCCACCATATTGCGAAATGCAGATATAGTTACTCCTGATGGTATGCCTCTGGTGTGGATGATGCGAAAAATGGGAGCGCTTTACCAAGACCGCGTGGCAGGGATGGATATTTTTCTCGCATTGTGTCAGCTAACTCAAACACAAAATCTGAGCATCTTCTTTGTAGGTTCCCAAACGGAAATTCTGTCTAGGATGCAAAACAGGTTAGAGAAGGAATTTCCGCAGATAAAGATTGCGGCAATGGAACCTCTACCCTTTCGCCCCCTAACTGAAATTGAAGACGAAGCCTTGGTTCAAAAGATTAATTCTAGTGGTGCTAGCGCTGTCTTAGTGTCACTGGGATGTCCCAAACAAGAAAATTGGATAGCTCAACACAAGGGCAAAATACAAGCTGTAATGATTGGACTGGGTGGAGTTTTCCCAGTTTATGCCGGAATTCATAAGCGCGCACCCCGCATAATTCGAGACTTAGGACTTGAATGGCTATATCGATGGATTCAAGAACCGCGCCGACTTTGCGGCCGCTATGCGAAGACTATTCCACTCTTTATATGGCTGGCTACTAAGCAACTACTATCATCAAGTCGGATTGCAGGGGTCTTCCTTCACGAGACTGGAGACTAA
- a CDS encoding sulfite exporter TauE/SafE family protein, producing the protein MIDFSWLILVSGGLISGVIAGLLGIGGGIITIPLLVTLGYTPVQAIATSSLAIVITSISGSLQNWWMGYFDFKRVIYLGIPAFLTTGIGVYFANKIPSYIILFTFGIILLANIYLIELRKQLSFQEKEDTVRVFNPLVSKIGTGGAAGILAGLFGLGGGTIMVPLQMLLLGEEIKVAIQTSLGVIVITALAACTGHTLEGNILFTQGIVLGCGGLLGVQMSTRTLPKLPDYTVSLVLRIFLGILSIYIFWEAWINYQQIIINS; encoded by the coding sequence ATGATTGATTTTAGTTGGTTAATTTTAGTGAGTGGGGGTTTAATATCTGGAGTCATAGCTGGACTTTTAGGAATAGGTGGCGGTATTATCACAATTCCTCTTTTAGTCACACTAGGTTATACTCCCGTTCAGGCGATCGCTACTAGTAGCCTTGCTATTGTGATTACTTCAATTTCTGGAAGTTTGCAGAATTGGTGGATGGGCTACTTTGACTTTAAACGAGTAATATATTTAGGAATTCCAGCTTTTCTAACTACTGGAATAGGTGTATATTTCGCCAATAAAATTCCATCTTATATAATACTCTTTACATTTGGCATCATACTACTTGCTAATATCTATCTGATTGAGCTTCGCAAGCAACTGTCATTCCAGGAAAAAGAAGATACAGTCCGAGTATTTAACCCATTAGTTTCTAAAATTGGCACTGGGGGAGCAGCAGGAATTTTAGCAGGTTTATTCGGCTTAGGTGGCGGTACGATTATGGTTCCGCTGCAAATGTTATTACTGGGAGAAGAAATTAAAGTAGCAATTCAGACTAGTTTGGGCGTGATTGTCATCACTGCTTTAGCTGCTTGTACAGGACATACATTAGAAGGAAATATTCTGTTTACTCAAGGTATAGTTCTGGGATGTGGCGGTCTTTTAGGCGTTCAAATGAGTACTCGCACATTGCCAAAACTACCAGATTATACTGTGAGTTTAGTGCTTCGTATTTTCTTAGGAATACTATCAATTTATATTTTTTGGGAAGCTTGGATAAATTATCAACAAATCATTATTAATTCGTAA
- a CDS encoding flavin-dependent dehydrogenase, whose product MKEILYLEVPTPETETVRSWLQTDFEPGNGEKVLTSEGFRLQIPSATTHTGVSLSENLPTELSVFVWSVQRTTYLKVFRWAEKPFPGEGKILQRLTKEIRSRFPHHYPEPPTIDLSQQSIFDALGSTYPLTVKYFQKMPNGEYDLTRAYWWEKRWREGVRNPQQPRQVVFSPGSSTSLREASLSDRGEVAGRLSSLPLVSHTQYDIIYVGGALGAIHAALMAKLGYKVLLVERMPFGRMNREWNISRDEIQSLVNLGLVTPAELETIIAREYKDGFNKFFDANNPAKLRSPVLHTPTVLNLGLDSEKWLQMCGQKLQAAGGEIWDETEFIRADIDISQVVLQVKHLPSQIEKQVSGRLLIDAMGTASPIAWQLNGGRAFDSVCPTVGAAIESGFEPGVWDSQYGDVLYSHGDISRGRQLIWELFPAADDELTIYLFHYHEVNAENPGSLLEMYEDFFTILPEYRRCDMDKLVWKKPTFGYIPGHFSVGSRDRTVAFDRLIAIGDAASLQSPLVFTGFGSLVRNLERLTTLLDTALKHDLLSFRHLNQIRAYQSNVSVTWLFSKGMMVPTGKFLPPQRINSMLNTFFGLLADEPPEVADNFIKDRCDWLTFNRLALKAARKNPALLLWIWELAGPRDLLRWLGSYFNFGRHALVSALLSPWFPHFLNRVGFWLEPRNPGLWLWLLAINYAIATGKPRSPSQVAKSNPEAIIPKSEARILN is encoded by the coding sequence ATGAAAGAAATCCTTTATTTAGAAGTTCCAACTCCAGAAACAGAAACTGTGCGTAGTTGGTTACAAACAGATTTTGAACCTGGAAATGGAGAAAAAGTACTTACCTCGGAAGGTTTTCGCCTTCAAATACCCAGTGCTACTACACATACTGGAGTGAGTCTTTCCGAAAACTTGCCTACAGAACTTTCGGTATTTGTCTGGTCGGTGCAACGAACTACCTATCTGAAAGTGTTTCGCTGGGCAGAAAAACCCTTTCCCGGTGAAGGAAAAATTCTGCAACGGTTGACCAAGGAAATTAGAAGCCGTTTTCCGCATCATTACCCAGAACCGCCAACAATTGATTTATCCCAGCAATCAATATTTGACGCACTAGGCTCGACTTACCCCCTTACCGTCAAGTATTTTCAGAAAATGCCCAACGGTGAATATGACCTAACTCGTGCCTATTGGTGGGAAAAACGATGGCGCGAAGGGGTGCGGAATCCGCAGCAGCCTCGTCAAGTGGTGTTTTCGCCAGGGAGCAGCACTTCTCTACGAGAGGCTTCGCTCAGTGACCGAGGAGAAGTAGCAGGAAGGCTTTCCTCTCTGCCCCTTGTGTCCCATACTCAGTACGACATTATCTATGTCGGTGGCGCACTCGGTGCAATCCATGCGGCACTGATGGCAAAACTCGGATATAAAGTCTTGCTAGTGGAACGAATGCCCTTTGGGCGGATGAACCGAGAATGGAATATTTCGCGCGACGAGATTCAAAGCTTGGTTAACTTGGGTTTAGTCACCCCCGCTGAGTTAGAAACCATCATTGCCAGGGAATACAAAGATGGATTCAATAAGTTTTTTGATGCTAATAATCCAGCCAAACTGCGATCGCCCGTCCTCCACACACCCACAGTCCTAAATTTAGGTTTAGATTCCGAAAAATGGCTCCAAATGTGTGGGCAAAAACTGCAAGCGGCAGGCGGTGAAATTTGGGATGAAACAGAATTTATCCGTGCAGATATTGATATATCACAGGTAGTTTTGCAAGTCAAGCACTTGCCCAGTCAAATTGAGAAGCAAGTAAGTGGACGACTGCTAATAGATGCAATGGGAACTGCGTCACCCATTGCTTGGCAATTAAATGGTGGTCGTGCCTTTGATAGTGTCTGTCCGACAGTGGGAGCGGCAATTGAGAGCGGATTTGAGCCGGGAGTATGGGATTCCCAATATGGGGACGTTCTTTACAGTCATGGAGATATTTCGCGGGGAAGGCAGTTGATTTGGGAATTGTTTCCCGCAGCTGATGATGAACTGACGATTTATTTATTTCATTACCACGAAGTCAATGCTGAAAATCCTGGTTCCTTGCTGGAGATGTACGAGGACTTTTTCACAATTTTGCCAGAGTATCGCAGGTGCGATATGGACAAATTGGTGTGGAAGAAGCCGACATTTGGGTATATACCAGGGCATTTTAGTGTAGGAAGTCGCGATCGCACAGTTGCCTTTGATCGATTGATTGCGATCGGTGATGCAGCATCACTCCAGTCTCCCCTCGTTTTCACAGGTTTTGGTTCCCTAGTTCGCAACTTAGAGCGCTTAACAACGCTGTTGGATACTGCCCTCAAACATGACTTGTTGAGTTTCCGCCACCTGAACCAAATTCGCGCCTACCAAAGCAACGTTTCCGTGACTTGGCTATTTTCCAAAGGGATGATGGTTCCCACAGGGAAATTTTTACCACCCCAGCGGATTAACTCTATGCTCAACACCTTCTTTGGGCTGTTAGCAGACGAACCGCCAGAGGTAGCAGATAACTTTATCAAAGATCGGTGTGATTGGTTAACCTTTAACCGCCTAGCACTCAAAGCCGCTAGAAAAAATCCTGCCTTGCTTTTATGGATTTGGGAACTTGCTGGGCCCAGGGATTTGCTCAGATGGCTTGGTAGTTATTTCAACTTTGGTCGTCATGCCCTAGTTAGTGCTTTATTAAGTCCGTGGTTCCCGCACTTCTTAAACCGGGTAGGTTTTTGGCTAGAACCCCGGAATCCAGGCTTGTGGCTGTGGCTATTGGCGATTAATTATGCGATCGCCACAGGCAAACCGCGATCGCCAAGTCAGGTAGCAAAAAGCAACCCAGAAGCCATAATTCCGAAGTCAGAAGCAAGGATTCTGAATTAG
- a CDS encoding aminotransferase class V-fold PLP-dependent enzyme translates to MTDVLGMGVNIKQETAKLPLLVENCDSFWDKEIRPLFTDESLSFKVKTLNGNYVKYVNLDNGATTTPFATLKQYVDEMLDTYGSVHRGSGQKSIITTREYDASRNVIRDFVGSSSDNYVIFAKNTTEAINGAATLWAKKPGKILVSDIEHSSNLLPWVTRDEVVQYRTQPDGSVNVAEIEDIFKAHQNLPEAEQIKLVTITGASTITGYRPPIYEIAALAHRYGAKIFADVCQLIQHERVDMRADDDPCHLDFVAFSGHKMYAPYGTGVLLGPKEFFDSSYPYQIGGGNLPYITRNLEIKRFYTERAHDPGTPNAMGAIAIAKAIEIIEEVGRDRIAQYEHSLVEFTYTRLGLISGVKIHIPGDNLAHVIPFDIDGFDGRLVAEILAQEYGIGVRAGAFCTYEYIRKLKNVSDEKDYEIAEEVDRGITRNIPSIIRASFAVYNTLEDCDRFINAIAQIAKNGLAHYLPHYTQDQITGVWTAINS, encoded by the coding sequence ATGACTGATGTACTTGGAATGGGTGTAAATATCAAGCAAGAGACTGCTAAATTGCCGCTGCTTGTAGAAAATTGTGACAGCTTTTGGGACAAAGAAATCAGACCGTTATTTACAGATGAGTCTCTATCTTTCAAGGTGAAAACTCTTAACGGAAACTATGTCAAGTACGTCAACTTGGATAATGGAGCTACAACCACACCATTTGCAACCCTGAAGCAATACGTGGACGAAATGCTTGACACCTATGGCAGTGTACATCGAGGTTCTGGGCAAAAATCCATCATCACTACACGAGAATATGACGCTAGTCGGAACGTGATTCGGGACTTTGTAGGGTCATCTTCAGACAACTATGTCATCTTTGCGAAGAATACAACAGAAGCAATTAACGGAGCCGCCACACTGTGGGCAAAAAAACCTGGGAAAATCTTAGTTTCTGATATTGAGCATTCATCTAACCTGCTGCCTTGGGTTACTAGAGACGAAGTTGTGCAGTACAGAACCCAGCCCGATGGAAGTGTAAATGTCGCAGAAATTGAAGATATTTTTAAAGCACACCAAAATCTCCCCGAAGCCGAGCAAATTAAGTTAGTAACTATTACAGGTGCTTCGACAATTACAGGTTACAGACCCCCAATTTACGAAATTGCAGCTTTAGCACATCGGTATGGTGCGAAGATATTTGCCGACGTGTGTCAGTTAATTCAGCATGAACGAGTTGATATGCGTGCTGATGATGACCCATGTCATTTAGATTTTGTGGCTTTCTCTGGACACAAGATGTATGCCCCTTATGGAACCGGGGTTTTGCTGGGGCCAAAGGAATTTTTTGATAGTTCCTACCCTTATCAAATTGGGGGTGGAAACCTGCCTTATATCACCAGAAACCTAGAGATTAAGCGTTTTTATACAGAACGGGCCCATGACCCCGGAACACCAAATGCAATGGGTGCGATCGCCATTGCCAAGGCGATTGAAATTATCGAAGAAGTGGGGCGCGATCGCATTGCTCAGTATGAACACTCTCTAGTTGAATTTACATATACACGGCTTGGGCTGATTTCTGGTGTCAAAATACATATCCCCGGAGATAACTTAGCCCATGTTATTCCCTTCGATATTGATGGATTTGATGGACGCTTAGTAGCAGAAATTTTGGCACAAGAATACGGTATTGGCGTTCGGGCTGGGGCTTTCTGCACTTATGAATATATTCGCAAACTCAAGAATGTTTCAGACGAGAAAGACTATGAGATTGCTGAGGAAGTAGATAGAGGAATTACACGTAATATTCCTAGTATTATCCGAGCCAGTTTTGCTGTATATAATACATTAGAAGATTGCGATCGCTTTATAAATGCGATCGCTCAAATAGCTAAAAACGGATTGGCTCACTATTTGCCACACTATACCCAAGATCAGATAACTGGTGTTTGGACAGCGATAAACAGCTAG
- a CDS encoding Ig-like domain-containing protein encodes MTKSKAFQPLDRIAIALMLLLSVLIGLIILQGDVVTARVREFTWQNQQIGAEDNSFTLTFSRPMEAKSVEDNLKIEPPLAGKFSWAGRRMVYTLVTPAPYGTNYKVQLQGAKDKFAEQEGKNRLIQPFTGSFRTRDRVILYIGTDKEEQGRLVLYNLTQEQKRVLTPKDLIVIDFESFPDGEKILFSARAANNQDLLSAQLYTVTTGVSAKSGQKAEPEGKVDLTLDSKDYQNLKFDLSPDGQTIVIQRGNKNNPGDFGLWFMPATSDGSAEKTTPKRLKSQPGGDFMVTPDSKAVAVAQGQGAAILPLQGDASKPLDFLPQFGLVQAFSKDGSQAAMVKFNTDYTRDLFLVTNQGVQKQLLKTTGSILSCQFDIASPTLYCLLTQLVSKEQYIEQPYVVAIDLKTGQQKPLLVLPPAQRNVQMSLSADGLGLLFDQVVPQTNPPASLPTNTLKTDDGDAIDTSSLWLMPLLPIADAATVEIRPEQLPLAGFHPRWLP; translated from the coding sequence ATGACTAAATCTAAAGCATTCCAACCACTGGATCGTATAGCGATCGCACTAATGCTACTGCTGAGTGTGCTGATTGGGTTAATCATTTTGCAAGGTGATGTGGTAACTGCTCGTGTCCGGGAATTTACCTGGCAAAATCAACAAATTGGGGCAGAAGATAATTCCTTCACCCTCACCTTCAGCCGCCCAATGGAAGCAAAAAGCGTCGAGGATAACTTGAAAATTGAGCCACCCCTAGCAGGTAAATTCAGTTGGGCAGGGCGGCGGATGGTTTATACACTGGTGACACCAGCACCTTATGGCACAAATTATAAAGTGCAGTTACAAGGAGCTAAAGATAAGTTTGCGGAGCAAGAAGGTAAAAATCGGCTGATACAGCCCTTTACAGGTAGCTTCCGTACACGCGATCGCGTCATCCTTTATATCGGAACCGACAAAGAAGAACAGGGACGCTTAGTTCTTTACAACTTAACCCAAGAGCAAAAAAGGGTACTTACCCCTAAAGACCTGATAGTAATCGACTTTGAGTCATTTCCTGATGGGGAGAAAATTTTATTTTCTGCTCGCGCCGCAAACAATCAAGACTTACTTTCAGCCCAACTGTATACGGTGACAACTGGCGTTTCTGCTAAATCTGGACAAAAAGCAGAACCAGAAGGCAAAGTTGACCTGACTTTAGATAGTAAAGATTATCAAAACCTGAAATTTGACTTATCACCTGATGGGCAAACTATTGTCATCCAGCGGGGAAATAAAAATAATCCTGGCGATTTTGGGCTATGGTTTATGCCAGCAACCAGTGATGGTTCAGCAGAAAAAACCACCCCGAAACGTCTAAAAAGCCAGCCGGGAGGAGACTTTATGGTGACACCAGATAGTAAAGCCGTAGCAGTTGCTCAAGGACAGGGAGCAGCAATTTTACCACTGCAAGGTGATGCCAGTAAACCTTTGGATTTTCTGCCACAGTTTGGTTTAGTACAGGCTTTCTCCAAAGACGGCTCTCAAGCCGCGATGGTAAAGTTTAATACAGATTACACGCGAGATTTGTTTTTGGTAACAAACCAAGGTGTGCAGAAACAGCTATTAAAAACAACAGGTTCAATTCTCAGTTGCCAATTTGACATCGCCTCACCCACCCTCTACTGTTTGTTAACACAGCTAGTATCCAAGGAACAATACATAGAACAGCCCTATGTGGTGGCAATTGATTTGAAAACTGGGCAACAGAAACCATTGTTAGTACTGCCTCCTGCTCAACGGAATGTGCAAATGAGTTTATCTGCTGATGGTTTGGGCTTGTTATTTGACCAAGTAGTACCGCAGACAAATCCCCCAGCATCATTACCCACAAACACTTTGAAAACTGATGATGGAGATGCGATCGATACCAGTAGCCTGTGGTTAATGCCTCTGTTGCCCATCGCTGATGCTGCAACTGTTGAAATTAGACCAGAACAACTGCCCTTAGCTGGGTTTCATCCCCGGTGGCTACCTTGA
- a CDS encoding sulfite oxidase — translation MSDKNLFDQEDYLQARVDECIWQKSTDAGISRQRFLKILATMVGGTAIAGLAKPAPAQSQTAIKTKGSKILKPLPPGYISHSKGTLEMNWEAMYGRGYLVPNDWFYVHNRSAPPTFEPSTWRLQIHGTGVSAPCEFTYDEIIAMPSISVTCAIECAANGRRFFEEAYNTPLPGTRWRLGAIGVAEWTGVPLGMLLERSGLKSTAKDVLVEGADVDSLDSKETNKSKFSSVVPISKALADNSLVVYAMNGEPLPPDHGQPCRVLFPGWGGNANVKWIERIEVSETPIYTQWVTEQMVLVGADYPAIAPYKGKLITYQNVKSAFELAWPATLSAKTHLLRGRSWSGKGKIVRVEVSLDGGKTWQFARLREPNFPFAWVRWDIEWNPLPGEYFLQARATDNLGNTQPSTVPWNDSGLLYGGVVSHPVTVQG, via the coding sequence TTGAGTGATAAAAACCTCTTTGACCAGGAAGATTATCTACAGGCACGGGTTGATGAGTGCATCTGGCAAAAAAGTACAGATGCGGGTATTTCGCGCCAGCGCTTTCTGAAAATACTTGCCACTATGGTTGGTGGCACAGCCATTGCAGGGTTAGCTAAACCTGCACCTGCTCAGAGTCAGACAGCTATTAAAACTAAAGGCAGCAAAATACTTAAGCCATTACCACCAGGGTACATCTCTCATAGCAAAGGCACATTAGAGATGAACTGGGAAGCGATGTATGGGCGTGGCTATTTAGTACCAAATGATTGGTTCTATGTTCACAACCGCAGCGCACCGCCGACCTTTGAACCATCTACATGGCGTTTGCAAATTCATGGAACTGGCGTTTCTGCCCCCTGCGAGTTTACTTACGATGAAATCATCGCCATGCCATCCATCTCAGTCACTTGCGCTATTGAGTGTGCTGCTAACGGTCGGCGCTTCTTTGAAGAAGCTTACAACACACCACTCCCTGGAACACGGTGGAGACTTGGGGCTATTGGTGTGGCTGAGTGGACTGGTGTACCACTTGGTATGTTATTAGAACGATCTGGACTGAAATCCACAGCAAAAGATGTACTCGTTGAGGGTGCAGATGTGGATTCGTTGGACTCAAAGGAAACAAATAAATCCAAGTTCAGCAGTGTAGTTCCAATTAGCAAAGCATTAGCAGATAACTCGCTCGTCGTCTACGCCATGAATGGAGAACCATTACCTCCAGATCATGGTCAGCCGTGCCGTGTGTTATTCCCTGGTTGGGGAGGAAACGCCAACGTTAAATGGATTGAGCGGATTGAAGTTTCTGAAACACCGATATATACCCAGTGGGTGACAGAGCAGATGGTGCTGGTTGGTGCAGACTACCCAGCGATCGCACCCTATAAAGGTAAACTGATTACCTATCAAAATGTTAAGAGCGCTTTCGAGTTGGCTTGGCCAGCTACGCTTTCGGCTAAAACCCACTTACTACGCGGACGTTCTTGGTCTGGGAAAGGAAAGATTGTCCGTGTAGAAGTCAGCCTAGATGGCGGTAAAACTTGGCAATTTGCACGACTGAGAGAACCAAATTTTCCATTTGCGTGGGTACGCTGGGACATTGAATGGAATCCACTTCCTGGGGAATATTTTCTCCAGGCTCGTGCTACTGACAATTTAGGTAATACACAACCGAGTACAGTTCCGTGGAATGACTCTGGATTGCTTTACGGAGGTGTTGTTAGCCATCCGGTGACAGTACAAGGTTAA
- a CDS encoding SpoIID/LytB domain-containing protein yields the protein MKFQLYLGSLFSQIKVRHWWLSIFLWIALVAPAQASVILRVAIERGVNQVKVGSSTTGIVKDSTGRTLGQLPAMSAYYAQAVPGGVALDKWQSGLFWIEPTGKGFVYIGDRWYRGRTLVVPTEKGLTAVNWVDDQEYLYSVLGGEMNASWPQEALKAQAIAARTYALYEREKQRNNPVYDLGNTPDRWQIYKGVISESPATYAAVDSTLGQVLTYKNRIILSVFHACSGGHTENVEDVWGNTLPYLRAVQDYDQNIRECNWVKTFSPSEISAKFPEVGSVTAMIPETYSPFRSVKVLKIVGNKGTKLLEGEKVRTALKLKSTKFSVTKGADGSFVLQGLGYGHGLGMSQWGAYNLARQGVNHLQILGHYYQGVALTPIQAK from the coding sequence ATGAAATTCCAACTTTACTTAGGCTCTTTATTTTCCCAGATTAAAGTACGTCATTGGTGGTTAAGTATCTTTTTGTGGATAGCTTTGGTTGCCCCAGCCCAAGCGTCTGTAATCCTGCGCGTGGCAATTGAGAGGGGCGTTAATCAGGTAAAAGTGGGCAGTTCCACCACTGGGATCGTTAAGGATAGTACTGGCCGGACTCTTGGACAGTTGCCAGCAATGAGTGCATATTATGCCCAAGCCGTTCCTGGCGGAGTTGCTTTAGATAAGTGGCAGTCTGGTTTATTTTGGATTGAGCCAACTGGTAAAGGATTTGTTTATATTGGCGATCGCTGGTATCGAGGCAGAACTCTGGTTGTCCCCACAGAAAAAGGCTTAACGGCTGTTAACTGGGTTGACGATCAAGAATATCTCTACAGCGTTCTTGGTGGCGAAATGAATGCTAGCTGGCCTCAAGAAGCACTAAAAGCCCAAGCGATCGCAGCCCGCACTTACGCCCTCTACGAACGAGAAAAACAACGAAATAATCCCGTTTACGATTTAGGCAATACCCCCGATCGCTGGCAAATTTACAAAGGTGTCATCAGTGAATCTCCTGCGACTTACGCCGCAGTGGATTCTACTTTGGGACAGGTGCTAACTTATAAAAATCGGATTATTCTCTCAGTCTTTCATGCTTGTTCTGGAGGACACACTGAAAACGTAGAAGATGTTTGGGGAAATACCCTCCCTTACCTACGTGCTGTTCAAGACTACGATCAAAATATCCGCGAGTGTAATTGGGTGAAAACGTTCTCACCCAGTGAAATTAGCGCTAAATTTCCTGAGGTGGGCAGTGTGACGGCGATGATTCCAGAGACATACTCACCTTTCCGCAGTGTTAAAGTTTTAAAAATTGTCGGCAACAAGGGCACGAAGTTGCTAGAAGGCGAGAAAGTGCGAACAGCCCTCAAGTTAAAAAGTACCAAATTTAGCGTCACCAAGGGGGCTGATGGTAGTTTTGTACTGCAAGGGCTTGGCTATGGTCATGGTTTAGGCATGAGTCAGTGGGGGGCGTACAATCTGGCTCGGCAAGGAGTAAACCACCTGCAAATTTTGGGACATTATTATCAAGGTGTAGCTCTAACACCAATTCAGGCGAAGTAA